A stretch of the Bacillus sp. FJAT-18017 genome encodes the following:
- a CDS encoding CAP-associated domain-containing protein, protein MKKKLLSILMFAALLTGAVFFIEPAESHAATATIKLGETKAAVTTKLGKEKRVSANEYKLNWYTYHNSYKDYYMVSYLNDKVTGIYTMDTDYAIFGIRVGSTLTQVKKALGTPIKGILKGSTNYLVTNDSKMQTFYKNGAYITIFFDSYNDGKVTGIQVLSSTMEKRKAARYGVSSTSLRSGFELQLFDLVNADRVKSGLKVLFWSEKARNSSRLHSQDMVTNKFFSHTNLKGKTPFDRMKAAGISYWAAGENIAYGQSSSIFAHESLMNSIGHRNNILNKNYTHLGTGVAFKSGSYTPYYTQNFYKVR, encoded by the coding sequence TTGAAAAAGAAATTACTGTCGATTCTTATGTTTGCTGCTCTACTGACCGGAGCAGTGTTTTTTATAGAGCCAGCTGAAAGCCATGCTGCAACTGCGACGATTAAACTAGGGGAAACAAAAGCCGCTGTAACAACAAAACTTGGAAAAGAAAAAAGGGTTTCAGCAAATGAATATAAATTGAATTGGTACACCTACCATAATTCATACAAAGACTACTACATGGTTAGTTACTTGAACGATAAGGTAACAGGAATTTACACAATGGACACAGATTATGCGATCTTCGGCATCCGTGTAGGATCGACCCTTACCCAAGTGAAAAAAGCACTCGGTACGCCAATTAAAGGCATACTTAAAGGAAGCACAAACTATCTAGTCACTAATGACTCCAAAATGCAGACCTTCTATAAAAACGGTGCATACATCACCATATTCTTTGACTCCTATAACGATGGAAAAGTTACAGGCATTCAAGTGTTATCAAGTACGATGGAAAAGAGGAAGGCGGCCAGATATGGCGTTTCGTCTACTTCATTGCGCTCCGGTTTTGAGCTGCAGCTATTCGACCTTGTAAATGCCGACCGTGTAAAAAGCGGCCTTAAAGTTCTTTTCTGGAGTGAAAAGGCAAGAAACTCGTCAAGGCTGCATAGCCAGGATATGGTTACTAACAAGTTCTTTAGCCACACCAATCTTAAAGGAAAAACCCCTTTTGATAGAATGAAGGCGGCAGGCATCAGCTATTGGGCTGCGGGCGAGAACATTGCCTATGGGCAATCCAGCAGTATTTTTGCTCATGAATCATTAATGAATTCGATTGGGCACCGAAATAATATCTTGAATAAGAACTACACGCATCTTGGAACTGGTGTTGCGTTTAAGTCGGGGAGTTACACCCCGTATTATACTCAAAATTTTTATAAGGTGAGATAA
- a CDS encoding CDP-glycerol glycerophosphotransferase family protein, which produces MKTVTTEKRNTRDYIDLLMKEKDRQDDKNWYSVEHNVLDLRFNGPTLTLEGYCYINDIPILKCFDVKKRLVLFDSKQKKYWKFILEDITVDNFLSLEEAIDPQYRWAGYKGTIDLSNVENNMPLKEGNYVALLEIVIFQKNDKLVKRVPLGDIRRYLKDGFYTSKMEHYSANSQLLYNVMARYDLNTKSLQIESHKVKSINPSELYGDIKNKTEKPNAFYRLMRTKGFMFFYYLFHLFPVNKRKVLFASDSRDEVGGNLKFVYDEMKKQNLDYEYRFMFKENSFVKKSILEIIRLAYDAATSKATLLEENYPMFSQLRIRKNTDLIQLWHGAGAFKKFGYSRMGQPGGPKITSKDHRNYTKAIVSSKNITPQYAEGFDIDEEKIIPLGIPRTDIFFDEEYKESKRKELYEAYPFLKGKKVILFAPTFRGKGRKEAHYPFENLDFEKLYKNLKDEYVFLFKLHFIVLNKVTIPYKYADFFYDFTSYREVNDLLLITDLLITDYSSICFEFSLLDKPILFYAYDVENYISKRGFYFEYQSFIPGSLVKNTDQMVAKIIKNDFQKEKIKPFRDYFFDYQDGKASERVVNHLIKGME; this is translated from the coding sequence ATGAAAACTGTAACAACTGAGAAAAGGAATACCAGAGATTATATAGACCTTCTTATGAAAGAGAAGGATAGACAAGATGACAAGAATTGGTACAGTGTTGAGCATAATGTACTAGACTTAAGATTTAATGGCCCTACCCTAACCCTTGAGGGCTATTGTTATATTAATGATATCCCTATATTAAAATGTTTCGACGTAAAAAAGAGGCTTGTTTTATTTGATAGTAAACAAAAAAAGTATTGGAAGTTCATTTTGGAAGATATCACAGTTGATAATTTTTTATCTTTAGAAGAGGCAATCGACCCCCAGTACAGGTGGGCAGGATATAAGGGCACGATTGATCTTTCGAATGTTGAGAATAATATGCCTTTGAAGGAAGGCAATTATGTAGCCCTGCTGGAAATTGTCATTTTTCAAAAGAACGATAAATTAGTTAAAAGAGTGCCCCTTGGTGATATCCGCAGGTACTTAAAAGATGGCTTCTATACTTCGAAAATGGAACACTACTCTGCCAATTCGCAGCTGCTCTATAATGTAATGGCAAGATATGATTTGAATACGAAAAGTTTGCAAATCGAATCACATAAAGTTAAATCGATTAATCCTAGTGAGCTTTATGGAGATATTAAAAATAAAACCGAAAAGCCGAATGCCTTTTATAGGCTTATGCGAACAAAAGGATTCATGTTTTTTTATTACCTCTTCCACTTATTTCCCGTGAATAAGAGGAAAGTTTTATTTGCTTCAGACAGCAGGGACGAAGTAGGAGGCAACCTTAAGTTTGTTTACGATGAAATGAAAAAACAAAACCTAGACTATGAATATAGATTCATGTTCAAAGAAAATAGCTTTGTAAAGAAGTCGATTTTAGAGATTATTAGGCTTGCATATGACGCTGCTACATCAAAAGCAACTTTATTAGAAGAAAACTATCCGATGTTTTCTCAGTTGAGAATTAGGAAAAATACGGATCTGATTCAGCTTTGGCACGGCGCCGGTGCATTTAAAAAATTCGGATACAGCCGAATGGGACAGCCAGGCGGTCCCAAAATCACGTCCAAGGATCACAGGAATTATACGAAAGCGATAGTTAGTTCGAAAAATATCACTCCTCAATATGCAGAAGGATTTGATATAGATGAAGAAAAAATTATCCCTTTGGGAATACCGAGAACGGATATTTTTTTTGACGAGGAATACAAGGAATCAAAAAGGAAAGAGCTTTATGAAGCCTACCCATTTCTAAAGGGCAAGAAGGTTATTTTGTTCGCTCCTACGTTCAGGGGCAAGGGAAGAAAAGAGGCCCATTATCCTTTTGAAAATCTTGATTTTGAAAAACTTTATAAAAACCTTAAGGATGAATATGTTTTTCTTTTCAAGCTTCATTTCATTGTCCTTAATAAGGTAACGATTCCTTACAAATATGCTGACTTCTTCTATGATTTTACGAGCTACAGGGAAGTTAATGATTTGTTGCTGATTACGGATTTACTTATTACCGACTATTCATCCATCTGTTTTGAATTTTCACTGCTCGACAAACCCATTCTTTTCTATGCGTATGATGTTGAGAACTATATCAGCAAGCGTGGTTTTTATTTTGAATATCAAAGCTTCATCCCGGGCAGCCTTGTAAAAAATACTGACCAGATGGTTGCGAAAATTATTAAGAATGATTTTCAAAAAGAGAAAATTAAGCCATTCCGTGATTATTTCTTTGATTACCAGGATGGCAAGGCTAGTGAAAGAGTCGTGAATCATTTAATTAAAGGAATGGAATAG
- a CDS encoding DUF6270 domain-containing protein, producing the protein MKLELRFKDMERFIGAQAYEYYYSLELKSEGLVHIADIPLLEIVRKRGETFVGDQLVWLYVLAEEKSVPLKADKDYVSSGSQIVTLSQNLSFTTLINKKNEFQFKILMGKFANTIGFSTQNNETTFEIQSSLSEINVHLRKRVFKDAGIHSLNIPLSHKENGFVLRKDILGILMLEDEITIFDFIVEGESDGIRFSNFGKVDIPDKLPIPIDFGNKNYTGELYKTNKGNMALKISRKYPANKIDHIVEAQPGIYEIILSIQMEGQAIVCRYNKLNFLSPMDNYIQFKSIPTLQDGREKTYFELNMDELFGEIEANYEQRYRIILQSKDGIQYKLGLKEPLYTCFPTSKNNIYLEGEKVFNIFVRAKQENGVKIGVLGSCFSRSQFNSQDKFYKNNDYKLAFNVCFSQFWPSIISLVSKPIKYDESEFANIAPKKMGEIKREMDKTIFSDIKDANVDYLIIDFYVDVIHGVRKFEDGTYLGVNPYIRSTEYYKNKVLKTSRQMDYRDPDYFCVWKRACDEFLERVQEFLPEKRLVLNTGGLIDRYYDKDRNVKNFIEEKIISRKSFINYNSLWEKMNQYFLTKAPNAKLLDMQRYGYIGDIKHPSPFGPHHYESAYYRGMTGELARIIVFDQNR; encoded by the coding sequence TTGAAACTTGAATTAAGGTTCAAGGATATGGAAAGGTTCATCGGAGCCCAAGCATATGAATACTATTATTCGCTTGAGTTGAAAAGCGAAGGGCTTGTCCATATTGCAGACATACCTTTACTAGAAATAGTGAGGAAAAGGGGAGAGACTTTTGTAGGAGACCAGTTGGTGTGGCTGTATGTTCTTGCAGAGGAGAAGTCTGTGCCGCTTAAGGCAGATAAGGATTATGTCTCTAGTGGCAGTCAAATAGTTACACTTTCTCAGAATCTTTCTTTTACAACATTAATCAATAAAAAAAATGAGTTTCAGTTTAAGATTTTAATGGGAAAGTTTGCAAATACAATAGGTTTTTCTACACAAAATAATGAAACAACGTTTGAAATCCAGTCAAGCCTTTCTGAAATCAATGTGCATCTCAGGAAAAGAGTATTTAAAGATGCGGGGATTCATTCACTTAATATACCACTTTCCCATAAAGAAAATGGTTTCGTTCTGAGGAAGGACATATTGGGTATTTTAATGCTGGAAGACGAAATCACTATTTTTGATTTTATTGTTGAAGGTGAGTCAGACGGAATTAGGTTTTCTAACTTTGGGAAAGTAGATATTCCTGATAAACTGCCAATTCCGATTGATTTTGGTAATAAAAATTACACCGGTGAATTGTATAAAACAAATAAAGGGAACATGGCATTAAAAATAAGTCGGAAATACCCGGCAAATAAAATAGACCATATAGTAGAAGCTCAACCAGGCATTTATGAAATCATCCTTTCTATACAAATGGAAGGACAGGCTATTGTGTGCAGATATAATAAGTTGAATTTCCTTTCGCCAATGGACAATTATATACAGTTTAAATCCATTCCAACCTTGCAGGATGGGAGGGAGAAAACGTATTTCGAGCTCAATATGGATGAACTTTTCGGTGAAATTGAAGCGAACTATGAACAGCGTTACCGGATTATTTTACAGTCTAAAGATGGCATTCAGTATAAGCTTGGATTAAAAGAACCATTATATACCTGCTTTCCTACTTCTAAAAATAATATTTATCTGGAAGGAGAAAAGGTATTCAATATTTTTGTTCGTGCGAAACAGGAAAATGGCGTAAAGATCGGAGTGCTTGGCTCCTGTTTTTCACGAAGCCAGTTTAACAGCCAGGACAAATTCTATAAAAATAACGATTACAAACTTGCATTCAATGTCTGTTTCAGCCAATTTTGGCCTTCAATTATCAGCCTGGTAAGTAAACCCATAAAGTATGACGAATCTGAATTTGCTAACATAGCCCCTAAAAAAATGGGCGAAATCAAGCGCGAGATGGATAAGACGATATTTAGTGACATAAAAGATGCAAATGTGGATTATTTAATCATCGACTTTTATGTCGATGTTATTCATGGAGTTAGGAAATTTGAGGATGGAACCTACCTTGGTGTCAATCCATACATTAGGTCTACAGAATATTATAAAAACAAGGTACTTAAAACTTCCAGGCAAATGGATTATCGTGATCCTGATTACTTTTGTGTATGGAAAAGGGCGTGTGATGAATTTTTGGAGAGGGTTCAAGAGTTCTTGCCGGAAAAGCGATTAGTATTAAATACTGGCGGACTAATTGACAGGTACTATGATAAGGATCGAAATGTAAAGAATTTTATCGAAGAGAAGATTATTTCAAGAAAAAGCTTTATCAATTACAACAGCCTTTGGGAAAAAATGAACCAATACTTTTTAACAAAGGCTCCAAATGCAAAGCTGTTGGATATGCAAAGATATGGCTATATAGGTGACATTAAACACCCAAGTCCATTCGGACCCCATCATTATGAGTCCGCCTATTATCGAGGTATGACCGGAGAATTGGCTAGAATTATTGTGTTTGACCAAAATAGGTAG
- a CDS encoding C40 family peptidase encodes MKGKAVVAFATVAILSAAYSAEASASSIKYTVKKGDTLSKIALTYKLNVSQIKTENGLKSDLIFINQKLVIPVASKKSAVAPAVKKPAPAAIKTPATYTVVKGDSLSKIASNKKTTVANLKKWNSLKSDIIYIGQKLIVSAPVTEKPAVAPEPTPAKPKPTPAAPAKPEPQVPASETIFYTVKSGDTLGAISIKYGTTVAEIKTLNKLTSDLIRVGQVLKVPTKKAVQPVKPAQSEPATGESQLIIETAKELIGTPYVWGGTTPEGFDCSGFIYYVFNKSGKDMLRHSSQGYYDRSYYVDKPEAGDLVFFENTYKKGISHMGIYIGDNQFIHAGNNGVTITSLDNSYYKKHFESFKRFY; translated from the coding sequence ATGAAAGGGAAAGCTGTCGTTGCATTTGCCACTGTTGCCATCCTATCCGCTGCCTATTCCGCCGAAGCCTCTGCCTCAAGCATTAAGTACACTGTAAAAAAGGGAGATACCCTATCAAAAATTGCCCTTACATACAAATTAAATGTAAGTCAGATTAAGACGGAAAATGGCTTAAAATCCGATCTTATCTTTATTAATCAAAAGCTGGTTATCCCGGTTGCTTCAAAAAAATCGGCAGTAGCCCCTGCGGTTAAGAAACCAGCACCAGCAGCAATCAAGACTCCCGCAACATATACGGTCGTTAAAGGAGACTCGCTAAGCAAAATTGCCAGCAACAAGAAGACGACTGTAGCAAACCTGAAGAAATGGAACAGCCTTAAATCCGACATCATTTATATCGGGCAAAAGCTGATTGTATCAGCTCCAGTGACGGAAAAGCCAGCTGTTGCTCCGGAACCAACACCTGCAAAGCCTAAACCGACCCCAGCAGCACCAGCCAAGCCTGAACCGCAAGTACCAGCTTCCGAAACTATATTTTACACGGTAAAAAGCGGTGATACGCTTGGTGCCATCAGCATTAAATATGGTACGACAGTTGCAGAAATCAAAACACTGAATAAATTAACTTCCGATTTGATCCGGGTCGGCCAGGTATTAAAAGTCCCAACGAAAAAGGCTGTACAGCCTGTAAAGCCTGCACAATCCGAACCTGCCACTGGTGAATCTCAATTGATCATTGAAACAGCCAAGGAATTGATCGGCACTCCATACGTCTGGGGAGGAACAACCCCGGAAGGCTTTGATTGCAGCGGCTTTATTTACTATGTGTTCAATAAATCTGGCAAAGACATGCTCAGGCATTCATCACAAGGCTATTACGACCGCTCCTATTATGTGGACAAGCCTGAAGCCGGTGATCTAGTATTCTTTGAGAATACATATAAAAAGGGCATCTCTCATATGGGCATATATATTGGGGATAATCAGTTCATTCATGCAGGCAATAACGGCGTAACGATTACAAGTCTGGACAATTCTTATTACAAAAAACATTTTGAGAGTTTTAAGCGATTTTACTAA